The Alphaproteobacteria bacterium genome includes a window with the following:
- a CDS encoding FliH/SctL family protein, with protein MEKFLFDTSFDSSERARPEPEPEPEPTFGISELEAARAAAFAEGQAAGETAALQRIDGATRDALGQIDGRLGALREQLGYVADQARRDGMAVAMAAIRTLYPRLAATHGLQEIETVVAQCLELARHEPAIVFKFHPDVQEQASAPLEAMAAARAYPGKLVILADPKLPVDGCAVEWADGGAERNCDALMEQIQALVAQAMGGNAQPASPAATAAEAVAEDDGAQEAR; from the coding sequence GTGGAAAAATTCCTGTTCGATACGTCGTTCGACTCGTCCGAAAGGGCGCGGCCCGAGCCGGAGCCGGAGCCGGAGCCGACATTCGGCATTTCGGAGCTGGAAGCGGCGCGCGCGGCGGCCTTCGCCGAGGGCCAGGCGGCCGGCGAAACGGCCGCGCTGCAGCGCATCGACGGGGCGACGCGCGATGCGCTCGGCCAGATCGACGGCCGGCTCGGCGCGCTGCGCGAGCAGCTCGGCTACGTCGCCGACCAGGCACGGCGCGACGGCATGGCGGTGGCGATGGCTGCGATCCGCACGCTCTACCCCCGCCTGGCCGCCACGCACGGGCTGCAGGAGATCGAAACCGTAGTGGCGCAGTGCCTGGAGCTGGCCCGGCACGAGCCGGCCATCGTGTTCAAGTTCCACCCGGACGTGCAGGAGCAGGCCAGCGCACCGCTGGAGGCGATGGCGGCGGCACGGGCCTATCCCGGCAAGCTGGTGATCCTGGCCGACCCCAAGCTGCCGGTGGACGGCTGCGCGGTGGAGTGGGCCGACGGCGGCGCCGAGCGCAACTGCGATGCGCTGATGGAGCAGATCCAGGCGCTGGTGGCCCAGGCGATGGGCGGAAATGCACAGCCGGCGAGCCCGGCCGCCACGGCCGCGGAAGCGGTCGCCGAGGATGATGGCGCACAGGAGGCGCGGTGA
- the fliG gene encoding flagellar motor switch protein FliG, with protein MAAAHYRSLETYEKLTGPDRVAILMLALGDEHVSKLFTEMQDEEIREISQHMASLGAVASEVVEQLFKDFAQGLMSSGALMGTYDSTERLLSKILPDKRVEQIMEEIRGPAGRTMWEKLANVNETVLANYLKNEYPQTVAVVLSKVRADHASRVLTNLPEGFAMEVVMRMLRMESVQKEVLDDVEKTLRNEFMSNLARTNRRDAHEMMADIFNNLDRSTESRFLSALEERNRDAAEKIKSLMFTFEDLGKLDATSVQKLMSKVPKDKLAMCLKGASESLRQLFVGNMSERAAKLMKEDMVAMGPVRLKDVDEAQSQMIAIAKDLAASGEIVINEGKGEDELVY; from the coding sequence GTGGCAGCCGCGCACTACCGCAGTCTCGAGACCTATGAGAAGCTGACCGGCCCGGATCGGGTCGCGATCCTGATGCTCGCCCTCGGCGACGAGCATGTCTCGAAGCTGTTCACCGAGATGCAGGACGAGGAGATCCGCGAGATCTCGCAGCACATGGCGTCGCTGGGCGCCGTGGCCTCCGAGGTGGTCGAGCAGCTGTTCAAGGATTTCGCCCAAGGCCTGATGTCGTCGGGCGCCCTGATGGGCACCTATGACAGCACGGAGCGATTGCTGTCGAAGATCCTGCCCGACAAGCGCGTCGAGCAGATCATGGAGGAGATCCGCGGCCCGGCCGGCCGGACGATGTGGGAGAAGCTGGCCAACGTCAACGAGACCGTGCTGGCCAACTACCTGAAGAACGAATACCCGCAGACCGTGGCGGTGGTGCTGTCGAAGGTGCGGGCGGACCACGCCTCGCGCGTGCTGACCAACCTGCCCGAAGGCTTCGCCATGGAAGTGGTGATGCGCATGCTGCGCATGGAATCGGTGCAGAAGGAGGTGCTCGACGACGTCGAGAAGACCCTGCGCAACGAGTTCATGAGCAACCTCGCGCGCACCAACCGCCGCGACGCCCACGAGATGATGGCCGACATCTTCAACAACCTCGACCGCTCGACCGAGAGCCGGTTCCTGTCGGCCCTGGAGGAGCGGAACCGCGACGCGGCCGAGAAGATCAAGTCGCTGATGTTCACGTTCGAGGACCTGGGCAAGCTCGACGCCACCTCGGTGCAGAAGCTGATGAGCAAGGTGCCGAAGGACAAGCTGGCCATGTGCCTGAAGGGCGCGTCGGAAAGCCTGCGCCAGCTGTTCGTCGGCAACATGTCGGAGCGTGCCGCCAAGCTGATGAAGGAGGACATGGTCGCCATGGGCCCGGTCCGCCTGAAGGACGTCGACGAGGCGCAGTCGCAGATGATCGCGATCGCGAAGGACCTGGCCGCCAGCGGCGAGATCGTCATCAACGAAGGCAAGGGCGAGGACGAGCTGGTCTACTGA